A stretch of Anoplolepis gracilipes chromosome 12, ASM4749672v1, whole genome shotgun sequence DNA encodes these proteins:
- the Htra2 gene encoding serine protease HTRA2, mitochondrial isoform X3, whose translation MALARLPWTFLARDSSKLSRFATIVLAERYPARIREFHSHHQQGRRVFDGRPKELFLTCTALISAVGLGYVLYNWKDDMWRKIENMGGPNYPVIHAVSLPPSNGNQNRDRYNFIADVVEISAPSVVYIEIKDNRRIDFFTGKPATTSNGSGFIVSQDGLILTNAHVVVNKPNTTVKVRLYDGSTYTGIIEDVDLQSDLATVRINKTNLPVMKLGCSANIRPGEFVVAIGSPLALSNTITSGVISSVNRPSQELGLHNPRMGYIQTDAAITFGNSGGPLVNLNGEAIGINAMKVTSGISFAIPIDYAKEFLKKVELRKKDKGITFQEAPRRRYMGITMQTLMPDTLLEMQQFNEYMHVRHGVLVWKVMLGSPAHNAGLQPGDIVTHANGEPVVDSSNIYKILEQPGTIKLQIIRKGKILYITVEPEDI comes from the exons ATGGCCTTGGCACGGTTGCCGTGGACGTTTCTGGCGAGAGACAGTTCGAAGCTGTCGCGATTCGCGACCATCGTCCTCGCCGAGCGATATCCGGCGAGAATCCGGGAGTTTCATTCGCATCATCAGCAGGGGCGAAGGGTGTTCGACGGCAGACCGAAAGAGTTGTTCTTAACCTGTACCGCGCTCATCTCGGCGGTAGGTCTCGGCTATGTCTTGTATAACTGGAAAGATGACATGTGGCGGAAAATCGAAAATATGGGTGGCCCTAATTATCCCGTCATTCATGCCGTTTCATTGCCGCCGTCCAATGGTAATCAGAACAGGGATAGGTACAATTTTATAGCGGACGTAGTGGAGATATCAGCACCATCCGTTGTTTACATCGAGATCAAGGACAACAGAAG GATAGACTTCTTTACTGGGAAACCAGCTACTACTAGTAATGGATCAGGATTCATCGTTAGTCAGGATGGTTTAATTCTGACAAATGCTCATGTTGTAGTTAATAAGCCCAATACAACAGTAAAG gTGCGGCTTTATGATGGTAGTACATATACTGGAATAATAGAAGATGTTGATTTGCAAAGCGATCTTGCTACTGTGCGAATAAATAAG ACCAATCTGCCTGTAATGAAGCTTGGTTGCTCAGCCAACATCAGACCAGGAGAATTTGTAGTTGCTATTGGTTCTCCATTAGCTCTTAGCAATACTATAACAAGTGGAGTAATAAGCAGTGTAAATAGACCAAGTCAAGAACTTGGTTTACATAATCCACGTATGGGATACATTCAAACGGATGCAGCAATTACT TTTGGAAATTCAGGTGGACCATTAGTGAATTTAAATGGGGAAGCAATAGGGATAAATGCAATGAAAGTGACATCTGGAATTTCATTTGCCATACCTATAGACTATGCAAAAGAATTCCTGAAAAAAGTGGAATTACGTAAGAAAGACAAAG GCATAACGTTTCAAGAAGCACCTAGAAGAAGATATATGGGCATCACAATGCAAACTTTAATGCCAGACACCTTACTTGAGATGCAACAATTTAATGAGTACATGCATGTCAGGCATGGAGTCCTTGTGTGGAAAGTAATGCTTGGCTCTCCAGCTCataa tGCTGGATTGCAGCCTGGAGATATAGTGACCCATGCCAATGGTGAACCTGTGGTAGATtctagtaatatttataaaattttagaacaaCCAGGAacgataaaattacaaattataagaaaaggaaaaattttatacataacagTTGAACCCGaggatatataa
- the Htra2 gene encoding serine protease HTRA2, mitochondrial isoform X2, with protein MALARLPWTFLARDSSKLSRFATIVLAERYPARIREFHSHHQQGRRVFDGRPKELFLTCTALISAVGLGYVLYNWKDDMWRKIENMGGPNYPVIHAVSLPPSNGNQNRDRYNFIADVVEISAPSVVYIEIKDNRRIDFFTGKPATTSNGSGFIVSQDGLILTNAHVVVNKPNTTVKVNVRLYDGSTYTGIIEDVDLQSDLATVRINKTNLPVMKLGCSANIRPGEFVVAIGSPLALSNTITSGVISSVNRPSQELGLHNPRMGYIQTDAAITFGNSGGPLVNLNGEAIGINAMKVTSGISFAIPIDYAKEFLKKVELRKKDKGITFQEAPRRRYMGITMQTLMPDTLLEMQQFNEYMHVRHGVLVWKVMLGSPAHNAGLQPGDIVTHANGEPVVDSSNIYKILEQPGTIKLQIIRKGKILYITVEPEDI; from the exons ATGGCCTTGGCACGGTTGCCGTGGACGTTTCTGGCGAGAGACAGTTCGAAGCTGTCGCGATTCGCGACCATCGTCCTCGCCGAGCGATATCCGGCGAGAATCCGGGAGTTTCATTCGCATCATCAGCAGGGGCGAAGGGTGTTCGACGGCAGACCGAAAGAGTTGTTCTTAACCTGTACCGCGCTCATCTCGGCGGTAGGTCTCGGCTATGTCTTGTATAACTGGAAAGATGACATGTGGCGGAAAATCGAAAATATGGGTGGCCCTAATTATCCCGTCATTCATGCCGTTTCATTGCCGCCGTCCAATGGTAATCAGAACAGGGATAGGTACAATTTTATAGCGGACGTAGTGGAGATATCAGCACCATCCGTTGTTTACATCGAGATCAAGGACAACAGAAG GATAGACTTCTTTACTGGGAAACCAGCTACTACTAGTAATGGATCAGGATTCATCGTTAGTCAGGATGGTTTAATTCTGACAAATGCTCATGTTGTAGTTAATAAGCCCAATACAACAGTAAAGGTAAAT gTGCGGCTTTATGATGGTAGTACATATACTGGAATAATAGAAGATGTTGATTTGCAAAGCGATCTTGCTACTGTGCGAATAAATAAG ACCAATCTGCCTGTAATGAAGCTTGGTTGCTCAGCCAACATCAGACCAGGAGAATTTGTAGTTGCTATTGGTTCTCCATTAGCTCTTAGCAATACTATAACAAGTGGAGTAATAAGCAGTGTAAATAGACCAAGTCAAGAACTTGGTTTACATAATCCACGTATGGGATACATTCAAACGGATGCAGCAATTACT TTTGGAAATTCAGGTGGACCATTAGTGAATTTAAATGGGGAAGCAATAGGGATAAATGCAATGAAAGTGACATCTGGAATTTCATTTGCCATACCTATAGACTATGCAAAAGAATTCCTGAAAAAAGTGGAATTACGTAAGAAAGACAAAG GCATAACGTTTCAAGAAGCACCTAGAAGAAGATATATGGGCATCACAATGCAAACTTTAATGCCAGACACCTTACTTGAGATGCAACAATTTAATGAGTACATGCATGTCAGGCATGGAGTCCTTGTGTGGAAAGTAATGCTTGGCTCTCCAGCTCataa tGCTGGATTGCAGCCTGGAGATATAGTGACCCATGCCAATGGTGAACCTGTGGTAGATtctagtaatatttataaaattttagaacaaCCAGGAacgataaaattacaaattataagaaaaggaaaaattttatacataacagTTGAACCCGaggatatataa